In Paracoccaceae bacterium Fryx2, a single genomic region encodes these proteins:
- a CDS encoding c-type cytochrome, methanol metabolism-related, whose translation MQKTTIALSLPAIAVLLLVTGTVGAQQAAGASGNVQTDAAYSEHGRYFTADGVPTFNVAADGMIDWPTYSGFRRYHSECHVCHGPEGEGSSYAPALKDSAINMEYYEFVEVVVNGREVVNAAQHNVMPSFGTNVNVMCYLDDIYTYLKARGAGAVPRGRPGAKEAKSDEIAAAEKSCFDM comes from the coding sequence ATGCAGAAAACCACGATTGCCCTTTCGCTGCCTGCCATTGCGGTGCTGCTTCTGGTCACCGGCACGGTCGGCGCGCAGCAGGCCGCCGGGGCCAGCGGCAACGTCCAAACCGACGCGGCCTATTCCGAGCACGGGCGCTATTTCACTGCCGACGGAGTGCCGACCTTCAACGTCGCGGCCGATGGCATGATCGACTGGCCGACCTATTCCGGCTTCCGGCGCTACCATTCTGAATGCCACGTCTGCCACGGGCCGGAGGGCGAAGGCTCAAGCTATGCCCCGGCGCTGAAAGACTCGGCCATCAACATGGAATACTACGAATTCGTCGAAGTCGTGGTCAACGGGCGCGAGGTGGTGAACGCGGCGCAGCACAACGTGATGCCGTCGTTCGGAACCAACGTCAACGTGATGTGCTACCTCGACGACATCTACACCTATCTCAAGGCGCGCGGAGCCGGTGCGGTGCCGCGGGGCCGCCCCGGCGCCAAGGAGGCGAAATCGGATGAAATCGCTGCAGCCGAGAAGTCCTGCTTTGACATGTAG
- a CDS encoding DUF3280 domain-containing protein, with product MRRAVILLLMALLPLPGLAATDGPLLPGASVAFLGITFIDTSTEGAYNGVRADETARIPLLEDAVRSRFAEEGLVLLPNDPIAAELANTVNPADCYGCEVRMAAKLGADYVLVGEVQKVSNLILSMNLVMRDVKTSEMVRGMSVDIRSNTDETWLRGIRYILKNHFFKR from the coding sequence ATGCGGCGTGCTGTGATCCTCCTGCTGATGGCCCTGTTGCCCCTGCCCGGCCTTGCCGCGACGGACGGCCCGCTGTTGCCCGGCGCAAGCGTGGCCTTTCTGGGGATCACCTTCATCGACACCTCGACCGAGGGCGCCTACAACGGCGTTCGTGCCGATGAAACGGCGCGGATACCGCTTCTGGAAGATGCCGTGCGCAGCCGCTTTGCCGAGGAAGGGCTGGTGCTGCTGCCCAACGACCCGATTGCCGCCGAGCTTGCCAACACCGTCAACCCCGCCGACTGTTACGGCTGCGAGGTGCGGATGGCCGCGAAACTGGGCGCCGACTATGTGCTGGTGGGCGAGGTGCAGAAGGTTTCCAACCTGATCCTCTCGATGAACCTGGTGATGCGCGACGTGAAGACCAGCGAAATGGTGCGCGGCATGTCGGTCGACATCCGGTCGAACACCGACGAGACATGGCTGCGCGGCATTCGCTACATCCTGAAAAACCACTTCTTCAAACGATGA
- a CDS encoding SRPBCC family protein encodes MSPFRNLWLAVLLVLLPTLALAHGPTRQKVTLSVDVTAPPEAVWAVIGNFQDMSWHPAVFSTTGVNGNQIDATRVLTLGAEGGPTIAETLTKFDAAKMSYSYMITAVDVAVLPVTNYSSHLTVKPLDGGGSQIEWRGAFYRGYPNNDPPENLNDAAAIAAVSGVYQAGLDALAARFAP; translated from the coding sequence ATGAGCCCGTTCCGAAACCTCTGGCTTGCCGTTCTGCTGGTGTTGCTGCCGACACTGGCGCTGGCGCATGGCCCGACCCGGCAGAAGGTCACCCTTTCGGTCGATGTGACCGCCCCGCCCGAGGCGGTCTGGGCGGTGATCGGCAATTTTCAGGACATGAGCTGGCATCCGGCGGTGTTCTCCACCACCGGCGTGAACGGCAACCAGATCGATGCGACCCGGGTGCTGACACTGGGCGCCGAAGGCGGGCCGACGATTGCCGAAACGCTGACCAAGTTCGACGCGGCGAAGATGAGCTATTCCTACATGATCACCGCCGTCGATGTGGCGGTGCTGCCGGTCACCAACTATTCCTCGCACCTGACGGTAAAGCCGCTGGACGGCGGCGGGTCGCAGATCGAATGGCGGGGCGCGTTCTATCGCGGCTATCCCAACAACGACCCGCCGGAGAACCTGAATGACGCGGCCGCCATCGCGGCGGTCAGCGGGGTCTATCAGGCCGGGCTTGACGCGCTGGCGGCAAGGTTTGCGCCGTAG
- a CDS encoding beta-propeller fold lactonase family protein has product MRRSLPLLALVALLAGPAAADLAYVTNQNSSDLSVIDLDLMSEVARLDVPGKPAGVSVADGAVYTVSTESRILRRHALNGGATAELALDGGPIGVAVDAPRGRVFVSDWYNARVWVIGARDLKVQRELVTGSAPAGLAVSPDGRWLVTADRDADQISVFDAETLAPRHRVGVGQRPFGVAFAPDGRVFTADVGSNSVTVVNPETGQVLGRVATGARPYAVAFAAGRGFVTNQYADSVTVFDLATLAVQAEIAVGEYPEGIDATEDGTRIVVANWFSNSLTVIDAASLAVIGEIETGDGPRAFGRFVATDEGDG; this is encoded by the coding sequence TTGCGCCGTAGCCTTCCCCTTCTGGCGCTTGTGGCGCTGCTGGCGGGGCCCGCAGCGGCTGATCTGGCTTACGTCACCAACCAGAACAGCAGCGACCTGAGCGTGATCGACCTTGACCTCATGTCCGAGGTTGCCCGCCTGGACGTGCCGGGCAAGCCTGCGGGGGTGTCTGTGGCCGATGGCGCGGTCTATACCGTCAGCACCGAATCCCGCATCCTTCGCCGCCATGCGCTGAACGGCGGGGCAACTGCCGAACTTGCCCTCGATGGCGGGCCGATCGGCGTGGCGGTGGATGCGCCGCGTGGCCGGGTGTTCGTGTCGGACTGGTACAACGCCCGCGTCTGGGTGATCGGCGCGCGCGACCTGAAGGTGCAGCGGGAGCTTGTCACCGGCAGCGCGCCCGCCGGGCTGGCGGTGTCGCCCGACGGGCGCTGGCTGGTGACAGCGGATCGCGACGCCGACCAGATTTCGGTGTTCGACGCCGAAACGCTGGCCCCGCGCCATCGCGTCGGTGTCGGGCAGCGCCCCTTCGGCGTGGCCTTCGCGCCGGACGGGCGGGTTTTCACCGCCGATGTCGGCAGCAACAGCGTCACGGTGGTGAACCCCGAAACCGGGCAGGTTCTGGGCCGGGTTGCCACGGGCGCGCGGCCCTATGCGGTGGCCTTCGCCGCCGGGCGCGGCTTTGTCACCAACCAGTATGCCGACAGCGTGACCGTGTTCGATCTGGCAACGCTGGCGGTTCAGGCCGAGATTGCGGTGGGCGAATACCCCGAAGGCATCGACGCCACGGAAGACGGGACGCGGATCGTGGTGGCGAACTGGTTTTCCAACAGCCTGACGGTGATCGACGCCGCCAGCCTTGCGGTGATCGGAGAGATTGAAACCGGCGACGGGCCCCGGGCCTTCGGGCGCTTCGTGGCGACAGATGAGGGGGATGGCTGA
- the fghA gene encoding S-formylglutathione hydrolase, producing the protein MEVISQAQCFGGTQAVYRHRSDACDGDMTFGLFLPPQARQHPVPLLWYLSGLTCTHENAMTKAGLQSHAARHGLALVFPDTSPRGEGVADDDAYDLGQGAGFYVDATQEPWSRHFRMYDYIVRELRTLLQEAMPINGAHGITGHSMGGHGALTIAFRNPDLFRSVSAFAPIVNPTRSDWGRKQLSAYLGDDETTWANYDACLLLAELGWQGDILIDQGVSDQFVELLRPEVMAGLIAARRQPGMVRMQAGYDHSYSFVASFGEDHVRWHAERLKAA; encoded by the coding sequence CTGGAGGTCATATCGCAGGCACAGTGTTTCGGGGGCACGCAGGCGGTCTATCGCCACCGCTCCGATGCCTGCGACGGCGACATGACCTTCGGCCTGTTCCTGCCGCCGCAGGCCCGCCAGCATCCGGTGCCGCTGCTGTGGTATCTGTCGGGGCTGACCTGCACGCACGAGAACGCCATGACCAAGGCCGGGCTGCAAAGCCACGCCGCGCGGCACGGGCTGGCGCTGGTGTTCCCCGACACCTCGCCGCGCGGCGAGGGGGTGGCGGACGACGACGCCTACGATCTGGGGCAGGGGGCGGGCTTCTATGTCGATGCCACGCAGGAACCCTGGTCGCGGCATTTCCGGATGTATGACTACATCGTGCGCGAGTTGCGCACCCTGTTGCAGGAGGCGATGCCGATAAACGGCGCGCATGGCATCACCGGGCATTCGATGGGCGGCCACGGGGCGCTGACCATCGCCTTCCGCAACCCCGACCTGTTCCGGTCGGTCTCGGCCTTCGCGCCGATCGTCAACCCGACCCGGTCCGACTGGGGCCGCAAGCAGCTTTCGGCCTATCTGGGCGACGACGAGACGACCTGGGCCAACTACGACGCCTGCCTGCTGCTGGCCGAACTGGGCTGGCAGGGCGACATCCTGATCGACCAGGGCGTGTCCGACCAATTCGTCGAACTGCTGCGGCCCGAGGTGATGGCCGGGCTGATCGCGGCGCGGCGGCAGCCGGGCATGGTGCGGATGCAGGCGGGCTACGACCACAGCTATTCCTTCGTCGCCAGTTTCGGCGAAGACCATGTGCGCTGGCACGCAGAGCGGCTGAAGGCCGCCTAA
- a CDS encoding quinoprotein dehydrogenase-associated putative ABC transporter substrate-binding protein produces MGCLVLALAVGPAAVAQTSDLVSKTALRVCADPANRPLSDDKGGGFENRIAELLAAELALPLEYTWFPMATGFIRKTLQANECDLVIGYAQGEELVLNTNHYYTSAYVLIVATDGPLAGVATLADPALQGKRVGVIAGSPPATHLARLGLMPLAKGYNLMVDRRYESPAEDMLADLEGGVIDAGLLWGPIGGPLVKQSHPGLKVTPLVAETLPPRLNYRITMGVRQGEKVWERKLNSLIRRNQAKIDAIMAEAGVPLLNDAGTAALDLPK; encoded by the coding sequence ATGGGCTGTCTGGTTCTGGCGCTGGCCGTAGGCCCTGCCGCCGTGGCGCAGACATCGGACCTCGTGTCGAAGACCGCGCTCCGCGTCTGTGCCGACCCGGCAAACCGGCCGCTGTCGGATGACAAGGGGGGCGGGTTCGAGAACCGGATCGCGGAACTGCTGGCAGCCGAGCTTGCCCTGCCGCTGGAATACACCTGGTTTCCGATGGCGACCGGGTTCATTCGCAAGACCCTGCAGGCCAATGAATGCGATCTGGTGATCGGCTATGCCCAGGGCGAAGAACTGGTTCTGAACACGAACCACTACTACACCTCTGCCTATGTGCTGATCGTGGCGACCGACGGCCCGCTGGCCGGGGTGGCGACGCTGGCGGATCCGGCCTTGCAGGGCAAGCGCGTGGGCGTGATCGCGGGCAGCCCGCCCGCCACGCATCTGGCGCGCCTCGGGCTGATGCCGCTGGCCAAGGGCTACAACCTGATGGTGGACCGCCGCTACGAAAGCCCGGCCGAGGACATGCTGGCCGATCTGGAAGGCGGCGTGATCGACGCGGGCCTGTTGTGGGGGCCGATCGGCGGGCCGCTGGTCAAGCAAAGCCACCCCGGCCTGAAGGTCACGCCGCTGGTGGCCGAAACCCTGCCGCCGCGCCTGAACTACCGCATCACCATGGGGGTGCGGCAGGGCGAAAAGGTGTGGGAACGCAAGCTGAACTCGCTGATCCGCCGCAATCAGGCCAAAATCGACGCGATCATGGCCGAGGCAGGCGTGCCGCTGCTGAACGATGCGGGCACCGCCGCGCTGGACCTGCCGAAGTGA
- a CDS encoding quinoprotein dehydrogenase-associated SoxYZ-like carrier, whose amino-acid sequence MQWKACLAVVALLCAAPATADEAAWPDIRHQLYGERVLHPAAGVITLAAPYRTGNDARTVIGAEVAAPPGRMLSAVTLVLDNNPMPVSTVFRLAEPQARFRFDATLRINGQTPLHVVAETSDGQLFVADGYVKTSGQGACAAPPVGDPALALATLGQMTIAVGETGTLPLRSALANLRRDDMRMTLGIRHPSHSGMQMDQISLLFIPMRYVETVQIGLDGRRYVDVTGSISLSEDPELSLSIPAATRAIDVTMTDTDGTTSTAERRLAAW is encoded by the coding sequence ATGCAGTGGAAGGCGTGTCTTGCCGTAGTGGCGCTGCTGTGCGCCGCGCCCGCCACGGCGGACGAGGCCGCCTGGCCCGACATCCGCCACCAGCTTTACGGCGAACGGGTGCTGCACCCCGCCGCCGGGGTGATCACGCTGGCCGCGCCCTACCGCACCGGCAACGATGCCCGCACCGTGATCGGGGCCGAGGTGGCGGCGCCGCCTGGCCGGATGCTCAGCGCGGTGACGCTGGTGCTCGACAACAACCCGATGCCGGTTTCGACCGTGTTCCGGCTGGCCGAGCCGCAGGCCCGCTTCCGCTTTGACGCCACGCTGCGCATCAACGGCCAGACCCCGCTGCATGTGGTCGCAGAAACCTCGGACGGGCAGTTGTTCGTGGCCGATGGCTATGTGAAGACCTCTGGTCAGGGGGCCTGCGCCGCACCTCCGGTGGGCGACCCGGCGCTGGCGCTGGCGACGCTGGGGCAGATGACCATCGCGGTGGGCGAGACGGGCACCCTGCCGTTGCGCTCCGCCCTCGCCAATCTGCGCCGCGACGACATGCGGATGACGCTGGGCATTCGCCACCCCAGCCATTCCGGGATGCAGATGGACCAGATCTCGCTGCTGTTCATCCCGATGCGCTATGTCGAGACGGTGCAGATCGGGCTTGATGGCCGCCGCTATGTCGATGTCACGGGCTCGATCTCGCTCAGCGAGGATCCCGAACTGTCGCTGTCGATCCCCGCTGCGACGCGCGCCATCGACGTGACCATGACCGACACCGACGGCACCACCAGCACGGCAGAACGCAGGCTCGCCGCCTGGTGA
- a CDS encoding methanol/ethanol family PQQ-dependent dehydrogenase — protein MFRLLTPVMVVSLGWAATASANPELQSLIDDPKNWAIQTGDYANQRYSDLEQINAGNVKDLQVAWTFSTGVLRGHEGSPLVIGDVMYVHSPFPNIVYALDLTNDGRILWKYEPKQDPAVIPVMCCDTVNRGVAYADGKIFLHQADTTVVALDAKTGAVVWSVKNGDPAIGETNTATVMPVKDKLIVGISGGEFGVRGSVTAYNIADGSLAWRGYSTGPDSEMLVDPEKTTHLGKPVGADSSLNSWEGDQWKIGGGTTWGWYSYDAAENLIYYGSGNPSTWNPAQRPGDNRWSMTIFARDADTGVARWLYQMTPHDEWDYDGVNEMILTEQTIGGAERKLLTHFDRNGFGYTLDRVTGELLVAQKYDPTVNWATEVVMDPASDQYGRPQVVAAYSTEQNGEDVNSTGICPAALGTKDQQPAAYSPKTDLFYVPTNHVCMDYEPFRVSYTAGQPYVGATLAMYPPADSHGGMGNFIAWDNKEGKIVWSLPEQFSVWSGALATAGDVVFYGTLEGYLKAVDAKTGAELYRFKTPSGIIGNVMTYEHGGKQFVAVYSGVGGWAGIGLAAGLTNPNDGLGAVGGYSALSDYTALGGTLTVFALPN, from the coding sequence ATGTTCAGACTTCTAACACCGGTGATGGTGGTTTCGCTGGGCTGGGCCGCGACCGCCAGCGCAAATCCGGAATTGCAGTCACTGATCGATGATCCCAAGAACTGGGCGATCCAGACCGGCGACTATGCGAACCAGCGCTATTCGGACCTTGAGCAGATCAACGCCGGAAACGTCAAGGATCTGCAGGTCGCCTGGACCTTCTCGACCGGGGTTCTGCGTGGCCATGAAGGCTCGCCCCTGGTGATCGGCGACGTGATGTATGTGCATTCGCCGTTTCCGAACATCGTCTACGCGCTTGACCTGACGAACGATGGCCGGATCCTGTGGAAATACGAACCCAAGCAGGACCCTGCCGTGATTCCGGTGATGTGCTGCGACACGGTCAACCGTGGCGTTGCCTATGCCGACGGCAAGATCTTCCTGCATCAGGCCGACACGACCGTCGTGGCGCTGGACGCCAAGACCGGCGCCGTGGTCTGGAGCGTGAAGAACGGCGACCCGGCGATCGGTGAAACGAACACCGCCACCGTGATGCCGGTGAAGGACAAGCTGATCGTCGGCATCTCGGGCGGCGAATTCGGCGTGCGCGGTTCGGTGACGGCCTACAACATCGCGGACGGCTCGCTGGCCTGGCGCGGCTATTCGACGGGGCCCGACAGCGAAATGCTGGTCGACCCCGAAAAGACCACCCACTTGGGCAAGCCGGTCGGCGCCGATTCCAGCCTGAACAGCTGGGAAGGCGATCAGTGGAAGATCGGCGGCGGCACCACCTGGGGCTGGTATTCCTATGATGCGGCGGAGAACCTGATCTACTACGGCTCGGGCAACCCCTCGACCTGGAACCCCGCGCAGCGCCCCGGCGACAACCGCTGGTCGATGACCATCTTCGCCCGTGATGCCGATACGGGCGTGGCAAGATGGCTCTACCAGATGACCCCGCATGACGAGTGGGACTACGACGGCGTCAACGAGATGATCCTGACCGAGCAGACCATCGGCGGGGCCGAGCGCAAGCTTCTGACCCACTTCGACCGCAACGGCTTCGGCTACACGCTTGACCGGGTCACGGGCGAGCTGCTGGTGGCGCAGAAATACGACCCCACCGTGAACTGGGCCACCGAAGTGGTGATGGACCCGGCCTCGGATCAGTACGGACGTCCGCAGGTCGTGGCCGCCTATTCCACCGAACAGAACGGCGAGGACGTGAACTCGACCGGCATCTGCCCGGCGGCCCTTGGCACCAAGGACCAGCAGCCCGCGGCCTATTCGCCCAAGACGGATCTGTTCTACGTGCCGACCAACCACGTCTGCATGGACTACGAGCCGTTCCGCGTCAGCTACACCGCCGGCCAGCCTTACGTCGGCGCGACGCTGGCGATGTACCCGCCCGCCGACAGCCATGGCGGCATGGGCAACTTCATCGCCTGGGACAACAAGGAAGGCAAGATCGTGTGGTCGCTGCCCGAGCAGTTCTCGGTCTGGTCGGGCGCACTGGCCACGGCGGGCGACGTGGTGTTCTACGGCACGCTCGAAGGCTATCTGAAGGCGGTCGATGCCAAGACGGGGGCCGAGCTTTACCGCTTCAAGACCCCGTCCGGCATCATCGGCAACGTCATGACCTACGAACATGGCGGCAAGCAGTTCGTCGCCGTCTACTCGGGCGTCGGCGGCTGGGCGGGCATCGGTCTTGCGGCCGGGCTTACCAACCCGAATGACGGCCTTGGCGCAGTCGGGGGCTACTCGGCGCTCAGCGACTATACCGCGCTGGGCGGCACTCTGACCGTGTTTGCGCTGCCGAACTGA
- a CDS encoding ABC transporter substrate-binding protein, giving the protein MPKPHSLLAAGFFVLLGAAQALALDVNVAVLRVDVAKPLPISRLDVPPPDLGFAGAALGTGDNQTTGAFLGNTYTTETRAVPPEEAEAAFDALLAGGARLIVLMADGATQQALADRAGPEVLVLNASARDEDLRNDGCRANLLHVAPSRAMLSDAVMQFLVFKKWTRLFLIHGSHPEDLALAEAYRRSATKFGARVVEEREFADTGGSRNTDTGHVMVQRQMPVFTQRAADHDVVLAADDSDIFAGYLPWHTWDARPVAGSAGLRPVSWHPALEAWGATQFQNRFERLNGRPMREEDYQVWLAMRVIGEAVTRTGSAEPATIRAYALSNDFELAAFKGQKLTFRPWNGQLRQPILLTDGRLTVTVSPQEGFLHQVSPLDTLGTDAPETTCRAFGG; this is encoded by the coding sequence ATGCCGAAGCCCCACAGTCTGCTTGCGGCAGGGTTTTTCGTGCTGCTTGGCGCGGCGCAGGCCCTTGCGCTTGATGTGAACGTCGCCGTGCTGCGGGTGGATGTGGCAAAGCCCCTGCCGATCTCGCGACTGGACGTGCCGCCGCCGGACCTGGGCTTCGCCGGGGCGGCACTCGGCACCGGCGACAACCAGACGACCGGCGCCTTCCTGGGCAACACCTACACCACCGAAACCCGCGCCGTGCCGCCCGAGGAAGCCGAGGCGGCTTTCGATGCCCTGCTGGCCGGGGGCGCGCGGCTGATCGTGCTGATGGCCGATGGGGCCACGCAGCAGGCGCTGGCCGACCGCGCCGGGCCGGAGGTGCTGGTGCTGAACGCCAGCGCACGTGACGAGGATCTGCGCAATGACGGCTGCCGGGCGAACCTGCTGCATGTGGCCCCCAGCCGGGCGATGCTTTCCGATGCGGTGATGCAGTTTCTGGTGTTCAAGAAATGGACGCGGCTGTTCCTGATCCACGGCTCCCACCCCGAAGACCTGGCGCTGGCCGAGGCTTACCGCCGCTCTGCCACAAAGTTCGGCGCGAGGGTGGTCGAGGAACGCGAATTTGCCGACACCGGCGGCTCGCGCAACACCGACACCGGGCATGTGATGGTGCAACGCCAGATGCCGGTCTTTACCCAGCGCGCCGCCGATCATGACGTTGTGCTGGCCGCCGACGACTCCGACATCTTCGCGGGCTATCTGCCCTGGCACACCTGGGACGCGCGCCCCGTCGCGGGCTCTGCCGGGCTGCGCCCCGTCAGTTGGCATCCCGCGCTGGAAGCCTGGGGCGCCACGCAGTTCCAGAACCGGTTCGAACGGCTGAACGGGCGACCCATGCGCGAAGAGGATTATCAGGTCTGGCTGGCGATGCGGGTGATCGGCGAGGCGGTGACGCGGACCGGTTCGGCCGAACCTGCCACGATCCGCGCCTATGCCCTGTCGAACGACTTCGAGCTTGCGGCCTTCAAGGGGCAGAAGCTGACCTTCCGGCCCTGGAACGGGCAGTTGCGCCAGCCGATCCTGCTGACCGATGGCCGGTTGACCGTGACCGTCTCGCCGCAGGAGGGCTTTCTGCATCAGGTCTCGCCGCTGGACACGCTGGGCACCGATGCCCCCGAAACCACCTGCCGCGCGTTTGGAGGATGA
- a CDS encoding PQQ-dependent catabolism-associated CXXCW motif protein, whose translation MIRALLLAGALLAGPAAWGQEQGYRQDDYRAPVPDVLPGATVVSTETAFALWKTGQVAFIDVLPRAPKPANLPEGTIWRDQPRHSIPGSIWLPNVGYGQLAEPMHVWFRTGLVQATGGDADRPVLFFCLEDCWMSWNAAKRALEYGYTRVFWYPEGTDGWAFQDYPTERLEPAPGGL comes from the coding sequence GTGATCCGCGCCCTGCTGCTGGCGGGGGCCCTTCTGGCCGGACCGGCGGCATGGGGGCAGGAACAGGGTTACCGGCAAGACGATTACCGCGCCCCGGTGCCCGATGTGCTGCCCGGCGCCACGGTGGTTTCGACCGAGACCGCCTTTGCGCTGTGGAAAACCGGGCAGGTGGCTTTCATCGACGTGCTGCCCCGCGCGCCCAAGCCCGCCAACCTGCCCGAAGGCACGATCTGGCGCGACCAGCCGCGCCACTCGATTCCGGGGTCGATCTGGCTGCCCAACGTCGGCTACGGCCAGCTTGCCGAACCGATGCACGTGTGGTTCCGCACCGGTCTGGTGCAGGCGACGGGCGGCGATGCCGACCGGCCGGTGCTGTTCTTCTGTCTCGAAGACTGCTGGATGTCGTGGAACGCGGCCAAGCGGGCGCTGGAATACGGCTACACCCGGGTGTTCTGGTATCCCGAAGGCACCGATGGCTGGGCGTTTCAGGACTATCCGACCGAGCGGCTGGAGCCTGCGCCGGGCGGGCTCTGA
- a CDS encoding S-(hydroxymethyl)glutathione dehydrogenase/class III alcohol dehydrogenase: MRTRAAVAVAAGKPLEIMEVNLEGPKAGEVMVEIRATGICHTDEFTLSGADPEGMFPAILGHEGAGVVVEVGPGVTSVKVGDHVIPLYTPECRQCPSCLSQKTNLCTAIRGTQGQGLMPDGTSRFSMLDGTPILHYMGCSTFSNYTVLPEIAVAKVRPDAPFDKICYIGCGVTTGIGAVINTAKVEIGAKAVVFGLGGIGLNVLQGLRLAGADMIIGVDLNNDRKAWGERFGMTHFVNPKEIDGSIVQHIVNMTKTPFDQIGGADYSFDCTGNVKVMRDALECTHRGWGQSIIIGVAPAGAVIETRPFQLVTGRVWKGTAFGGARGRTDVPKIVDWYMEGKIQIDPMITHTMGLEDINKGFDLMHAGESIRSVVLY; the protein is encoded by the coding sequence ATGCGCACCCGCGCCGCCGTAGCCGTAGCCGCCGGGAAACCGCTGGAGATCATGGAAGTGAACCTCGAAGGCCCGAAGGCGGGCGAGGTGATGGTCGAAATACGCGCCACCGGCATCTGCCACACCGACGAATTCACCCTGTCCGGGGCCGACCCCGAGGGCATGTTTCCGGCCATTCTGGGCCATGAAGGCGCCGGCGTGGTGGTCGAGGTCGGGCCGGGGGTGACATCGGTAAAGGTCGGTGACCATGTGATCCCGCTTTACACTCCGGAATGCCGCCAGTGCCCGTCATGCCTGTCGCAAAAGACCAACCTCTGCACCGCGATCCGCGGCACCCAGGGCCAGGGGCTGATGCCCGACGGCACCAGCCGGTTCTCGATGCTCGATGGCACGCCGATCCTGCACTACATGGGCTGCTCGACCTTCTCGAACTACACCGTGCTGCCGGAAATCGCGGTGGCCAAGGTCCGGCCCGACGCGCCGTTCGACAAGATCTGCTACATCGGCTGCGGCGTCACCACCGGCATTGGCGCAGTGATCAACACCGCCAAGGTCGAGATCGGCGCAAAGGCGGTGGTGTTCGGGCTGGGCGGCATCGGGCTGAACGTGCTGCAAGGGCTGCGGCTGGCGGGCGCCGACATGATCATCGGCGTCGATCTGAACAACGACCGCAAGGCCTGGGGCGAGCGGTTCGGGATGACGCATTTCGTCAACCCGAAGGAAATCGACGGCAGCATCGTGCAGCACATCGTCAACATGACGAAAACCCCGTTCGACCAGATCGGCGGGGCGGATTATTCCTTCGACTGCACCGGCAACGTCAAGGTGATGCGCGACGCGCTGGAATGCACCCACCGCGGCTGGGGGCAAAGCATCATCATCGGCGTGGCCCCTGCGGGTGCGGTGATCGAGACGCGGCCGTTCCAGCTGGTGACCGGCCGGGTCTGGAAAGGCACGGCCTTCGGTGGCGCGCGCGGCCGGACCGACGTGCCGAAAATCGTCGACTGGTACATGGAGGGCAAGATCCAGATCGACCCGATGATCACCCACACCATGGGGCTGGAAGACATCAACAAGGGCTTCGACCTGATGCACGCGGGGGAATCGATCCGCTCGGTGGTGCTTTACTGA